The following proteins are co-located in the Roseovarius arcticus genome:
- the soxX gene encoding sulfur oxidation c-type cytochrome SoxX — MERTLLVILAFAASTGAATAAEIAPSDVSYVDGSVETSLTGVAGDAESGRTIVGNKGLGNCVACHQVTDLSDVPFQGEIGPMLDGAGDRWSEAELRGIVANAKMMFDESLMPSFYKTEGFIRPGKAYTGKAADDTLGPLLEAQQVEDVVAYLTTLKE; from the coding sequence ATGGAACGCACACTTCTCGTGATATTGGCTTTTGCTGCATCGACTGGTGCCGCAACCGCAGCAGAGATAGCGCCGTCGGATGTGTCCTACGTCGACGGCAGCGTCGAGACATCGCTGACCGGCGTGGCGGGCGACGCGGAAAGCGGGCGCACGATCGTCGGCAACAAGGGACTGGGCAACTGTGTTGCCTGCCATCAGGTTACCGATCTGTCAGATGTGCCCTTTCAAGGCGAGATAGGGCCGATGCTGGACGGCGCCGGCGACCGCTGGAGCGAGGCGGAACTGCGCGGCATCGTCGCCAACGCCAAGATGATGTTCGACGAAAGCCTGATGCCGTCCTTCTACAAGACCGAAGGCTTCATCCGGCCCGGCAAGGCCTACACAGGCAAAGCGGCCGACGATACGCTCGGCCCGCTATTGGAGGCGCAGCAGGTCGAAGATGTGGTGGCCTATCTCACCACCCTGAAAGAATAA
- the soxY gene encoding thiosulfate oxidation carrier protein SoxY: MQLTRRNAILMGAGAILMTGLPLRASAAGEDAIAAFTGGAEVGEGDIKLTAPEIAENGNTVPIEVSSDSAAEILVLALGNPTPAVATFKFGPLAASRSASTRIRLAGTQDVVAIAKLEDGSFVKASTTVKVTIGGCGG, encoded by the coding sequence ATGCAACTGACACGACGTAATGCAATTCTGATGGGGGCTGGCGCGATCCTGATGACCGGCCTGCCCCTGCGCGCCTCGGCTGCGGGCGAAGATGCAATCGCAGCCTTCACTGGCGGCGCTGAGGTCGGCGAAGGTGATATTAAGCTGACCGCACCTGAAATCGCCGAGAACGGTAACACCGTCCCGATTGAGGTATCCTCGGATAGCGCGGCTGAGATCTTGGTGCTTGCCCTTGGCAACCCGACGCCGGCAGTGGCGACGTTCAAGTTTGGTCCGCTGGCTGCATCACGCTCGGCGTCGACGCGTATCCGCCTTGCCGGTACGCAGGACGTCGTGGCCATCGCCAAGCTGGAGGACGGCTCCTTCGTCAAAGCATCCACTACGGTTAAAGTCACAATCGGCGGCTGCGGCGGCTAA
- the soxZ gene encoding thiosulfate oxidation carrier complex protein SoxZ, giving the protein MAEGVKPRVKVPKTASAGEVIVIKTLISHKMESGQRKDGDGNVIPRSIINRFTCDFNGENVVDVTLEPAISTNPYLEFEATVPASGEFKFTWYDDDGSVYEEIKKIAVE; this is encoded by the coding sequence ATGGCAGAAGGTGTAAAACCTCGCGTAAAGGTCCCCAAGACGGCATCGGCCGGCGAAGTGATCGTGATCAAGACATTGATCAGCCACAAGATGGAGTCCGGTCAGCGCAAGGATGGTGACGGCAACGTCATTCCGCGCTCGATCATCAACCGCTTTACCTGCGATTTCAACGGCGAGAATGTCGTGGATGTCACGCTGGAACCGGCGATTTCGACCAATCCGTATCTGGAGTTCGAGGCTACCGTGCCCGCGTCGGGCGAATTCAAGTTCACATGGTACGATGACGACGGGTCGGTCTACGAAGAAATCAAGAAGATCGCCGTAGAGTGA